The following are from one region of the Leucobacter sp. Psy1 genome:
- a CDS encoding DUF1801 domain-containing protein: MPTKDEKNLTQVLDKIAKIDEPRRSVMQHVHEIILAAAPGLKPRIWYGMPAYALSASTPALVTLRSDERLNLALTEKAELRPAGGADGSLMPGAWYFEEIDEAAERRITEIVRAVAA; this comes from the coding sequence ATGCCCACGAAAGACGAGAAGAACCTCACTCAGGTCCTCGACAAGATCGCGAAGATCGACGAACCGCGACGGTCGGTCATGCAGCACGTACACGAGATCATCCTCGCGGCGGCTCCTGGTCTGAAGCCCAGGATCTGGTACGGAATGCCCGCCTACGCCCTGTCGGCGAGCACCCCCGCCCTCGTGACGCTGCGCAGCGACGAACGTCTGAATCTCGCCCTCACGGAGAAGGCCGAGTTGCGCCCCGCCGGCGGCGCGGACGGCTCGTTGATGCCCGGTGCGTGGTACTTCGAGGAGATCGACGAGGCAGCTGAGCGACGCATTACGGAGATCGTCCGAGCTGTCGCGGCCTGA
- a CDS encoding MerR family transcriptional regulator, with translation MSKDEGQLRTIGEVADLLGLSVRTLHHWEERGLAVPSERSRSNYRLYSDGDVARIQQIIIYRATGMSLEAIAGALANDEDRVSHLRHQRDLLMQKETELHRMVRALDELLEDAMTNNQLSVAEIAQILDDAAFPAYQAEAEQKWEGTDDWETSARTSAAMSRSDWEALREQTTACEARLVEAMQQGVEPGSAEANALAEQHRELLSGFFPVTHAKHVLIARGYVEDPRFTSYYEERGAGLAAWLKTIVDANASQHGVDPAGAEWN, from the coding sequence ATGAGCAAGGACGAGGGGCAGCTGCGCACGATCGGAGAGGTCGCCGACCTCCTCGGACTGTCCGTGCGCACGCTGCACCACTGGGAGGAACGCGGATTGGCGGTGCCATCGGAGCGCAGCCGGTCGAACTACCGGTTGTACTCCGACGGCGACGTCGCCCGGATCCAGCAAATCATCATCTACCGGGCCACCGGCATGAGCCTCGAAGCGATTGCCGGTGCGCTCGCCAACGATGAGGATCGCGTTTCACATCTGCGTCACCAGCGAGACCTGCTCATGCAGAAAGAAACCGAGCTCCACCGGATGGTGCGAGCCCTTGATGAGCTCCTGGAGGATGCCATGACCAACAACCAGCTGAGCGTCGCCGAGATAGCCCAGATTCTCGACGATGCCGCGTTCCCCGCCTACCAGGCTGAGGCTGAGCAGAAGTGGGAGGGGACGGACGACTGGGAGACCAGCGCCCGGACATCTGCCGCCATGAGCCGGAGCGACTGGGAGGCGCTGCGAGAGCAGACCACCGCCTGCGAGGCGCGACTCGTCGAGGCGATGCAGCAGGGGGTCGAGCCTGGATCGGCTGAAGCGAACGCGCTCGCCGAGCAACACCGCGAACTGCTCTCCGGGTTCTTCCCCGTCACTCACGCGAAGCACGTGCTCATCGCACGCGGATACGTCGAGGATCCACGGTTCACCTCGTACTACGAGGAGCGAGGCGCTGGGCTCGCGGCCTGGCTGAAGACCATAGTCGACGCCAATGCCTCACAGCACGGGGTCGATCCGGCCGGAGCCGAGTGGAACTGA
- a CDS encoding VOC family protein, with product MPSRLAQIAISAQNPQVVAEFWCAVLGWVVHEVEAGVVWCIGPADGSWPGIDVGPTPEHKTGKNRLHLDVRADGVSTEEELQRLLALGAYRVDVGQDPSVTWTVLADPEGNEFCLLGGTVQEQ from the coding sequence ATGCCGAGTCGACTCGCTCAGATCGCCATTTCTGCACAAAACCCGCAAGTAGTAGCGGAGTTCTGGTGCGCGGTGCTGGGTTGGGTCGTGCACGAGGTCGAGGCCGGTGTCGTGTGGTGCATCGGGCCCGCTGATGGGAGTTGGCCGGGTATCGACGTCGGCCCGACCCCGGAGCACAAAACTGGGAAGAACCGCTTACACCTCGACGTGCGTGCAGACGGGGTGAGTACCGAGGAAGAACTCCAGCGGCTCCTCGCGCTCGGCGCGTATCGGGTCGATGTCGGACAGGATCCCAGCGTAACGTGGACCGTCCTTGCCGACCCCGAGGGGAACGAGTTCTGCCTCCTGGGTGGCACGGTGCAGGAACAGTGA
- the mutM gene encoding bifunctional DNA-formamidopyrimidine glycosylase/DNA-(apurinic or apyrimidinic site) lyase encodes MPELPEVEVVRAGIAPAVDGARVVAVDVRDPRALKRHLESSHGVTLTADEGARRRVDFERRLTGATLAAPRRRGKFMWVPFAVGGTGEALLVHLGMSGQLLLRAHEAPDDRHVRARLWIEHPVHGELRVDFADQRLFGSLAIDGLVSDGPDLIPAQATHIARDPLDPHFDDARFVRVLGERRTPVKAALLDQTLLSGVGNIYADEALWRARVHPLTPGVALSTGKRALLLASLRDVFAQALAEGGTSFDAQYVNVNGQAGYFAHSLHAYGRTGEPCHRCGTPMKRIVLGGRATHFCPRCQRRRSEALRLRGDR; translated from the coding sequence GTGCCCGAGCTTCCCGAGGTCGAGGTCGTCCGCGCGGGGATCGCGCCGGCGGTCGACGGCGCACGCGTCGTCGCGGTCGATGTGCGTGACCCGCGTGCGCTGAAGCGGCACCTCGAGTCGAGTCACGGCGTCACCCTCACCGCCGATGAGGGGGCGCGCCGTCGAGTCGACTTCGAGCGCCGTCTGACCGGTGCGACGCTCGCCGCCCCGCGGCGGCGCGGAAAGTTCATGTGGGTGCCGTTCGCCGTCGGCGGCACGGGCGAAGCGTTGCTCGTGCACCTCGGGATGAGCGGCCAGCTGCTGCTCCGCGCCCACGAGGCGCCGGACGACCGGCACGTGCGAGCGCGACTCTGGATCGAGCACCCCGTGCACGGAGAACTGCGCGTCGACTTCGCGGATCAGCGGCTCTTCGGATCCCTCGCGATCGACGGCCTCGTCTCGGATGGCCCGGACCTGATTCCGGCCCAAGCCACCCACATCGCCAGGGACCCGCTCGACCCGCACTTCGACGACGCCCGGTTCGTGCGCGTGCTGGGGGAGCGCCGCACCCCGGTGAAGGCGGCACTGCTCGACCAGACGCTGCTGAGCGGCGTCGGCAACATCTACGCAGACGAGGCTCTGTGGCGCGCCCGCGTGCACCCGTTGACGCCCGGCGTCGCGCTCAGTACGGGGAAGCGGGCGCTCCTGCTCGCGTCGCTGCGCGACGTGTTCGCGCAGGCGCTGGCGGAGGGCGGCACCAGCTTCGACGCCCAATACGTGAACGTGAACGGCCAGGCGGGCTACTTCGCGCACTCGCTGCACGCCTACGGGCGGACAGGGGAGCCGTGCCACCGGTGCGGTACGCCCATGAAACGCATCGTGCTCGGCGGGCGGGCAACGCACTTCTGCCCGAGGTGCCAGCGGAGGCGCTCCGAAGCGCTCCGGTTACGCGGCGATCGCTGA
- the rnc gene encoding ribonuclease III produces the protein MDPELLQLALTHRSWAAEHDSAPHNERLEFLGDSILGQAVTVWLFREYPELPEGELARRRAALVSTVALAEIARGIGLGRWLRLGKGEKRTGGRDKDSILADTVEALIGAVFLSTDPATADQFVLDLIAPLLEDPTRFTIALDPKTVLQTEAAKRGHPHPTYDVTGEGPDHDRRYTAVVEVAGARGTGTATSKKAAELLAARDAAEQLTRAQR, from the coding sequence ATCGACCCTGAGCTGCTGCAGCTCGCCCTGACCCACCGGTCCTGGGCGGCCGAGCACGACAGTGCTCCCCACAACGAGCGCCTCGAGTTTCTCGGCGACTCCATTCTGGGCCAAGCGGTCACGGTGTGGCTCTTCCGGGAGTATCCCGAGCTGCCCGAGGGGGAACTCGCGCGACGCCGTGCGGCGCTGGTCTCGACGGTCGCGCTCGCGGAGATCGCGCGGGGCATCGGTCTCGGCCGGTGGCTGCGTCTCGGCAAGGGCGAGAAGCGGACCGGCGGTCGCGACAAGGACTCGATCCTCGCGGACACCGTCGAGGCGCTCATCGGTGCGGTCTTCCTCTCGACGGACCCGGCGACGGCTGACCAGTTCGTCCTCGACCTGATCGCACCGCTGCTCGAGGACCCGACGCGCTTCACGATCGCGCTCGACCCGAAGACGGTGCTGCAGACGGAGGCCGCGAAGCGCGGACACCCGCATCCGACGTACGACGTCACCGGCGAGGGTCCGGATCACGACCGCCGCTACACGGCGGTCGTCGAGGTCGCAGGTGCGCGGGGCACGGGGACGGCGACGAGCAAGAAGGCGGCCGAACTGCTTGCAGCCCGCGATGCGGCGGAGCAGCTCACCCGCGCGCAGCGGTAG
- the rpmF gene encoding 50S ribosomal protein L32 gives MAVPKRKMSRSNTRTRRSAWKAQAPKLVKTVENGKTVYSLPHRARVVEDQAGTPLFLEYKGRKVADA, from the coding sequence ATGGCTGTTCCCAAGCGGAAGATGTCGCGCTCGAACACTCGTACCCGTCGTTCGGCGTGGAAGGCTCAGGCCCCCAAGCTCGTGAAGACCGTCGAGAACGGCAAGACCGTCTACAGTCTTCCCCACCGCGCACGCGTGGTCGAGGATCAGGCGGGCACCCCTCTGTTCCTCGAGTACAAGGGCCGCAAGGTCGCCGACGCGTAA
- a CDS encoding DUF177 domain-containing protein, with amino-acid sequence MTSPSVYRENVRDLINRPGEMRERERQLVVPEQLGEALASVPAGQQMDLAVRLESVHEGILVSADVATTMHAECGRCLTEFDAPFNVEFQELFAYTPTEADEYGVHGDHVDLEPPLRDAVVLALPFQPVCRPDCPGLDPESGELRDAEAAAVPEADVDPRWAALAQFRAENGPGSGDPESASN; translated from the coding sequence GTGACTTCACCCAGTGTCTACCGAGAGAACGTGCGCGACCTCATCAACCGCCCAGGCGAGATGCGCGAGCGCGAGCGTCAGCTCGTCGTACCCGAGCAGTTGGGGGAGGCGCTCGCCTCCGTCCCCGCCGGGCAGCAGATGGACCTCGCGGTGCGCCTGGAGTCGGTGCACGAGGGGATCCTCGTCTCTGCTGACGTGGCGACCACCATGCACGCCGAGTGCGGGCGCTGCCTCACCGAGTTCGACGCGCCGTTCAATGTCGAGTTTCAGGAGCTTTTCGCGTATACTCCTACGGAGGCCGATGAGTATGGGGTTCACGGTGATCACGTGGATCTTGAACCCCCGCTCAGAGACGCGGTAGTGCTCGCACTGCCGTTCCAGCCTGTGTGTCGCCCGGACTGCCCGGGGCTCGACCCCGAGTCCGGTGAGCTGCGTGATGCCGAGGCTGCGGCGGTGCCTGAAGCGGATGTGGATCCGCGGTGGGCGGCGCTGGCTCAGTTCAGGGCTGAAAATGGACCTGGCTCGGGCGATCCCGAGTCTGCAAGCAACTAG
- the coaD gene encoding pantetheine-phosphate adenylyltransferase — protein MSRIAVVPGSFDPVTLGHLDVIRRAATVFDEVHVLVVHNPGKNAMLPISERMNLIEKSIAEDPSMGGNITVASWSVGLLVDYCTEVGANVLVKGIRSQIDVAYETPMVLMNRSLADVETVFMLPDPAHAHVSSTLVRQVSSMGGDVSDYVPPAVARFLAAARPA, from the coding sequence ATGAGCAGGATCGCAGTCGTTCCCGGTTCCTTCGACCCGGTCACTCTCGGCCATCTCGATGTCATCCGCCGGGCAGCCACCGTCTTCGACGAGGTGCACGTGCTCGTCGTTCACAATCCGGGCAAGAATGCGATGCTCCCCATCTCCGAGCGGATGAACCTCATCGAAAAGTCGATTGCGGAAGACCCGTCGATGGGTGGCAACATCACGGTCGCGTCGTGGTCGGTAGGGCTCCTGGTCGACTACTGCACCGAGGTCGGTGCCAACGTGCTCGTGAAGGGTATCCGCTCGCAGATCGATGTGGCCTACGAGACCCCGATGGTGCTCATGAACCGCAGCCTCGCCGACGTCGAGACCGTGTTCATGCTGCCCGACCCCGCGCACGCTCACGTGTCGAGCACACTGGTGCGCCAGGTCTCCTCCATGGGCGGAGACGTGAGCGACTACGTTCCGCCGGCCGTCGCGAGGTTCCTCGCCGCCGCGCGTCCCGCGTAG
- a CDS encoding ATP-dependent DNA helicase RecG has protein sequence MTRPQPQASVSDPLDLDLTAVVGGKTAKALEKAFEMRSVRDLLWHFPRRYSNRGELTPLTGLPVGEHVTVMAQVIDVRERTMQKRRGNILEVRITDGQGSLSLTFFNQAWRASQLFAGKQGIFSGKVSEYRGNLQLQHPDYQLFDDRPGGGGSDGVDGSPAPSEEITWEKSLELKESAAKAWADRPIPIYPATATMPSWSIEKAVGIALELLSQVEDPLPPALRASEDVLELTAALEQIHRPERTADWQRARDSMRFREAFDLQLALLDRRRRAGIEPSEPRPPREGGLRDRFDAGLPFDLTGDQRAAGDRIELELAEPHPMHRLLQGEVGSGKTIVALRAMLQVAEGGGQSALLAPTEVLASQHYRSIVDSLGPQLASELNPVLVTGSMPASERQRALLSLASGNSRIAVGTHALLSDGVTFYDLGLVIVDEQHRFGVEQRETLRRKGAQPHVLAMTATPIPRTVALTAFGDLEVTTIRELPPGRLGIESFTVPQLEMPARFARVWTRTLEEVAAGRQVYIVCPAIAPNEAEAGQAEAAPSDETEKDDAKPPMVNVEETVAWLRSRPEFADISVAALTGAMKGDAKDSVMRAFVAGAVQILVATTVIEVGVNVPNASTMIVLDADRFGISQLHQLRGRVGRGEHAGLCLLVTRAAEGTPARSRVDAVAATTDGFALAEIDLEQRREGNILGTEQSGGRSTLRLLRVAEHGELIEHAREVAAGVLEADPELEHAPGLRRMLARELETGHLENLAKS, from the coding sequence ATGACCCGTCCGCAGCCCCAGGCCTCGGTGAGCGATCCGCTCGACCTCGACCTCACGGCCGTTGTCGGCGGGAAGACGGCGAAGGCGCTCGAGAAGGCGTTCGAGATGCGCTCCGTCCGAGACCTGCTCTGGCACTTTCCTCGGCGATACTCGAATCGCGGGGAGCTGACACCGCTGACCGGGCTTCCGGTGGGGGAGCACGTCACGGTGATGGCGCAGGTCATCGACGTTCGCGAGCGTACGATGCAGAAACGGAGAGGCAATATCCTCGAGGTTCGCATCACTGACGGACAGGGCAGCCTCAGCCTGACGTTCTTCAACCAAGCCTGGCGTGCATCCCAGCTCTTCGCGGGCAAACAGGGCATCTTCTCCGGCAAGGTCAGCGAGTACCGCGGAAACCTCCAATTGCAGCACCCCGACTACCAGCTCTTCGACGACCGTCCCGGCGGCGGGGGGAGCGACGGAGTCGACGGCTCACCGGCACCGTCGGAAGAGATCACCTGGGAGAAGTCGCTCGAACTCAAAGAGTCGGCGGCGAAGGCCTGGGCGGACCGGCCGATCCCTATCTATCCGGCGACCGCGACGATGCCGAGCTGGTCGATCGAGAAGGCGGTGGGCATCGCGCTCGAGCTTCTGTCGCAGGTCGAGGATCCGCTGCCGCCCGCCCTGCGCGCATCGGAGGACGTGCTCGAACTCACCGCGGCACTCGAGCAGATTCACCGCCCCGAACGCACCGCTGACTGGCAGAGGGCGCGCGACAGCATGCGCTTCCGCGAAGCGTTCGATCTGCAGCTGGCGCTGCTCGACCGGCGGCGCCGGGCGGGCATCGAGCCGAGTGAGCCGAGGCCTCCGCGCGAGGGCGGGCTGCGCGACCGGTTCGACGCCGGGCTGCCGTTCGACCTGACGGGCGATCAGCGCGCGGCAGGGGATCGGATCGAACTCGAGCTCGCCGAACCGCACCCCATGCACCGCCTGCTCCAGGGCGAAGTCGGATCGGGCAAGACGATCGTCGCGCTGCGAGCCATGCTCCAGGTCGCCGAAGGCGGAGGGCAGAGCGCGCTGCTCGCACCGACCGAGGTGCTCGCCTCGCAGCACTACCGCTCGATCGTCGACTCGCTGGGCCCGCAGCTTGCATCCGAGCTGAACCCGGTGCTCGTCACTGGCAGCATGCCCGCCTCCGAGCGCCAGCGCGCGCTGCTCTCTCTGGCCTCGGGCAACTCGCGCATCGCGGTCGGCACGCACGCGCTGCTGAGCGACGGCGTGACGTTCTACGATCTCGGCCTGGTGATCGTCGACGAGCAGCACCGATTTGGTGTCGAGCAGCGCGAAACACTCAGGCGAAAAGGGGCCCAGCCTCACGTGCTCGCCATGACGGCGACGCCCATCCCGCGTACCGTCGCGCTCACCGCCTTCGGCGACCTCGAGGTGACGACGATCCGCGAGCTGCCGCCAGGACGCCTGGGGATCGAGAGCTTCACGGTGCCGCAGCTCGAGATGCCTGCCCGGTTCGCGCGCGTCTGGACGCGCACGCTCGAGGAAGTGGCTGCCGGACGGCAGGTCTACATCGTGTGTCCGGCGATCGCGCCGAACGAGGCGGAAGCGGGGCAGGCTGAGGCGGCACCGAGCGACGAGACGGAGAAGGACGACGCGAAACCGCCCATGGTGAACGTCGAGGAGACGGTCGCGTGGTTGCGTTCGCGACCCGAGTTCGCCGACATCAGTGTTGCCGCGCTCACCGGTGCGATGAAGGGCGACGCGAAAGACTCCGTGATGCGAGCCTTCGTTGCGGGCGCAGTGCAGATCCTCGTCGCGACCACCGTGATCGAGGTCGGCGTCAACGTGCCGAACGCCTCCACCATGATCGTGCTCGATGCCGACCGCTTCGGCATATCGCAGCTGCATCAGCTCCGCGGTCGGGTGGGCCGCGGTGAACACGCCGGCCTCTGTCTGCTCGTCACCCGCGCTGCCGAGGGCACCCCGGCCCGGTCGCGCGTGGACGCCGTCGCCGCGACGACCGACGGATTCGCGCTCGCCGAGATCGACCTCGAGCAGCGTAGGGAGGGCAACATTCTGGGCACCGAGCAGTCAGGTGGGAGGTCCACTCTGCGTCTCCTCCGCGTCGCGGAGCACGGTGAGCTCATCGAACACGCGCGCGAGGTCGCGGCCGGCGTGCTCGAGGCAGACCCTGAGCTCGAGCACGCACCGGGGCTGCGCCGCATGCTCGCGCGCGAGCTGGAGACCGGGCACCTCGAGAATCTCGCGAAGTCCTGA
- a CDS encoding NTP transferase domain-containing protein: MSGNRYVVMANGKGMRWGGHLGIPKHLITFDGETLLRRIVRQVKAADPTAEVFISSGDPRYDTEGARRHRPHRDSLEIDRFVPELVTEHVCFLYGDTFYSDGAIERIVASKRPGLQFFGDDRSIVAVQSRCREQFLTHLTRVRELFLAGEIDSCIGWQLYQSAAGLPFGGKTIAQDFERLDGLTAGFNTPEDLFDFTARSERFRSRTIGNFQEKDEE, translated from the coding sequence ATGAGCGGCAACCGATATGTGGTGATGGCGAACGGCAAAGGCATGCGCTGGGGCGGTCACCTTGGGATTCCGAAGCATCTCATCACTTTCGACGGGGAAACCTTGCTGAGACGGATTGTTCGGCAAGTGAAGGCAGCCGATCCGACAGCGGAAGTGTTCATTTCGTCAGGAGATCCGCGCTACGATACCGAGGGCGCGCGCCGGCACCGACCGCACCGAGACAGTCTCGAGATCGATCGTTTTGTCCCGGAGCTCGTCACCGAGCACGTGTGCTTCCTCTACGGCGATACGTTCTACTCCGATGGCGCCATCGAGAGAATCGTCGCTTCGAAACGGCCGGGCCTGCAGTTCTTCGGTGACGATCGATCTATCGTGGCGGTGCAGTCGAGATGCAGAGAGCAGTTCTTGACCCATCTCACGAGGGTGCGCGAACTCTTTCTCGCGGGAGAGATTGACTCGTGCATTGGATGGCAGCTGTACCAGTCTGCTGCCGGGCTTCCGTTCGGAGGGAAGACGATAGCGCAAGATTTCGAACGATTGGACGGGTTGACTGCGGGGTTCAATACCCCTGAAGATCTATTTGACTTCACGGCGAGGTCAGAGCGATTCCGGTCCCGAACGATCGGAAACTTCCAAGAGAAAGACGAAGAATGA
- a CDS encoding sugar-transfer associated ATP-grasp domain-containing protein: MLPLIKRNLKRAKLAYLWITRILLAPNRFGVSLFTRLRFACFGGYVADQVALYDLKRQPRGTYLSEFDWYRSRWINEPFDSMLNNKIVCNEILQHHIKVPRIFYVKNKGRVKSLERPDALRAIDEVLETLQQEGTLFLKPLGSGRGKGVHRLDAELGAFQLDRRQVSAESIRELLTEEDGWFLSEGIEQHPDIARLYPDTSNTVRLITLRDPHSGELKIFFAVMRIGTAETVPVDNGSRGGLVAKIDLDSGVLTEARTLWSNESHTMHPDSGTPILGSRVPEWTTVKTQVMDVARAFPYLQFIAWDILIAEDGPYIIEANTSSGVNIIQIWGAQGRGELGDFYRAHGVIR, from the coding sequence GTGCTCCCGCTGATCAAACGTAACCTCAAGCGAGCGAAGCTCGCATACCTCTGGATCACCCGTATCCTTCTCGCACCGAACCGGTTTGGTGTGTCGTTGTTTACACGTCTCAGGTTCGCGTGTTTCGGTGGCTACGTCGCCGATCAGGTTGCGCTCTACGATCTCAAGCGTCAGCCGAGAGGAACGTACCTCTCGGAGTTCGACTGGTACCGGTCGCGGTGGATCAACGAGCCATTCGACTCGATGCTCAACAACAAAATCGTCTGCAACGAGATTCTGCAGCATCACATCAAAGTGCCGCGTATTTTCTATGTGAAGAACAAGGGGCGAGTGAAGTCCCTTGAGCGGCCCGACGCCCTTCGCGCGATCGACGAGGTGCTCGAGACCTTGCAGCAAGAGGGAACACTGTTCCTGAAGCCGCTGGGCTCCGGCCGGGGCAAGGGGGTTCATCGACTCGATGCTGAGCTCGGGGCATTTCAGCTGGATCGTCGTCAGGTTTCGGCGGAGTCGATCCGGGAGCTCCTAACCGAGGAGGATGGGTGGTTCCTCTCCGAGGGGATCGAGCAGCACCCAGACATCGCGCGGCTCTATCCGGATACCAGCAATACCGTTCGTCTCATCACTCTCCGGGACCCGCACAGCGGTGAGTTGAAGATCTTCTTTGCCGTTATGCGGATCGGGACTGCCGAGACCGTGCCGGTGGACAATGGGAGCCGTGGGGGCCTCGTTGCCAAGATCGATCTAGACTCCGGTGTGTTGACTGAAGCCCGCACTCTATGGTCGAACGAATCGCACACGATGCACCCCGACTCGGGGACGCCGATTCTCGGAAGTCGGGTACCCGAATGGACGACAGTCAAAACTCAGGTCATGGACGTCGCTCGGGCGTTCCCGTACCTGCAGTTCATCGCTTGGGACATCCTGATCGCCGAGGACGGCCCGTACATTATCGAGGCCAATACCTCCTCTGGCGTCAACATCATCCAGATCTGGGGTGCCCAGGGACGCGGTGAGCTGGGCGACTTCTACCGCGCGCACGGGGTGATCCGATGA